In Lacinutrix sp. Bg11-31, the DNA window TTAACTCATTATCTACAGCGTCTTTAATACTTTGTTTACTAAAGCCTGTAGTTCTAATATGTGCTGTATAATCTCCGTTTCCTGCAATTTTAGATGCTAAAATGACTTTGTCTCTATTTCCTGTTTTCTTTAACCAAGTTCCAATAACTTTACTTGTTGCTCCTTGTGTTTCTTTGGCTGCAGGTACAGGATACATTTCGGCAGTATCTATAAAATTAACACCTTGATCTATGGCGTAATCTAATTGTAAGTGCCCTTCGTCTTCTGTATTTTGGTTTCCCCAAGTCATAGAACCTAAACAAATTTTACTCACTTTTATATCTGTATTTGGTAGTGTTGTGTATTTCATAGTGTAGATCGTTTCTTTTTTTTTATAAATATAAAAAGACCAAAACAAAATGCTTATTGTTTTGGTCTAAATATTTGTTAATATTCCCGCGTTAAGGATGGAGGCATTGTTGGAGCTCCTCGAAGAGAGCGACTGCCGAGAGCCTGACCAAGCTAATGCTTTTTAGCATTGGCTTGGTAACGCCCAAAATTTAATTATCGCTTAACAACTTAGAAAGTTCATCTAACTTTGGTGTTAAAATAACTTCTATACGTCGGTTTTTAGCTTTACCTTCGGTTGTATTATTGCTTGCAATTGGCGCGAATTCTCCACGTCCTGCTGCTGTTAGGTTTTCTGGGTTGATACTATTATTCTCTCTAAGAATATCTACAATTGCGGTTGCTCTTTTGGTAGATAAATCCCAGTTTCCTTTAATTTGCCCTGTTCCTGTGTAGGGCGCGTTATCTGTATGACCTTCTATTAAAACGGCTATTTCTGGGTTATCGCCTAATACACTTCCTAGTTGTTTTACTGCCTTTTTTCCTTCTACTCCTACTGCCCAACTTCCTGAATTAAACAATAGCTTGTTTTCCATAGAGACGTAAACTTTTCCGTTACGTTGCTCGATAGTAAGACCTTTGCCTTCAAAATCTGTTAATGCATTTGAAATTGCATTTTTTAGGCTAGTCATTGCTGCGTCTTTTGCTGCAATAACACTTTCTAATTCTGCTACTCTATTAGAACGTGCTTCTAGTTCTTTTTTTAATTGTTCTAATCTTGCGTTCTCGGAAACTAATGCTTGTTCTTTAGCTTCTAGTTTCGCTAATAATTCTCTATTCTTTTTGGAATTAGCTGCAATTGCTGTTGAGCTATTAGATGCTAAAGCATTGTAAGAGTTTTTAAGATTTTCGTGTTCGTTTATTAATGCTTCGTATTCGCCTTTTAAAATGTATTTATCATCTACAGCAGCAGCATAATTATCTGTAATCTCTCTTAACTCATTATCTGCTTTTGTTTTTGCTTTAAGTAATTCGTTATACTCGTCTTGTAAGCTTCTATTTTCTTTTTTTAATGCTGCATATCTATCTTCTAAGTTTTTAAACACTTTTGGAGACACACATGATGTTGAGACAATTAGCAACAAGGCTATAACTGTGAATTTAGTTTTCATTTGGGTATTATTTTTTAGTTTTCTATTTCTACTAAAATAGGACAATGGTCACTATGTTTAGCTTCTGTTAGTATAACGGCTCTTTTTATTTTTTCTTGTAATGGTTTTGTAACCATTGCATAATCTAATCGCCAACCTTTATTATTTGCTCTTGAATTTGCTCTGTAACTCCACCAGCTATATTCTACGCGTTCTGGATTTAGGTGTCTAAATGAATCTATTAATCCACTGTTTATAAAAGCTCCAATCCACTCACGTTCTATTGGTAAGAAACCTGAAACGTTTTTCATTTTTGGATTATGAATATCTATGGCTTCGTGACAAATATTATAATCTCCACAAACTACAAGGTTTGGAATATTTGAAGTTAGTTCTGTAATATAATCTTGAATTTCTGACATATAATTAAGCTTAAACTCAAGCCTTTCTATATTGGTTCCAGAAGGTAAATACATACTCATTACAGAAACACCATCGTAATCTGCACGAATATTACGTCCTTCGAAATCCATGGTTTCAATTCCTGTTCCGTATTCTAAATGGTTTGGCTTAGTTTTACTTAAAATAGCAACACCACTATATCCTTTTTTTTGCGCACTGTACCAATAGTTATATTTATAACCAGCGTCTTCAAACAACGAAAGATCTAATTGCTCTTCCATAGCCTTTATTTCTTGCAAACACACAACATCTGCATCAGAAGCTATTAGCCATTCTATAAAACCTTTTTTAATTGCAGCACGTATACCATTTACGTTGTAAGAGATGATTTTCATGTATCTATTTTTATTGTTTTTCAACTGTCACATGCTGTTCGCTATTAGTCATTCTATTAAATGATAGCGTTTTTAACATGCTCGTTTCATATATAAGTAATTGTTATTTCTGCTAAAATAAATAATGCATTACTTTTACCACATTAAATAATTCCTAAATTAAACATAAACTATTAACAAAATATATTGTCAAGTTTTTAGTTTTACTATTATATGAAGTTTACAACTACTCTTTTTATTTTTTTCTTCGGAATTCTTGCGTTCTCACAAGAGCGTAATTCTAATTTCAGGCAGAAGACTGTAGCCAAAACTATGGTTATAACAATAGATAGTGTAAGCATAAACCCTAAAAGCTTTTCTATTAAATTAAAGGATTCCACTACTATAGATACTACCTTTTATTCTGTAGACTTCTCTAAAGCGGTTTTAACTTTTAAAAAGCCCATTAAAGCTGATTCTTTAATAATAAACTACCTTAAATATCCAGAATATCTTACTAGAATATACCAGCAATTTAATGAAGCTGTTATTGTAGAGAACAATGATGAAATCAATAAACTATACAAAATAAAACAATCCAACACAGAAAATGAATTCACGCCTTTTGATGGCTTAACGACTAGCGGAAGTATTTCTCGAGGCGTTACTATTGGAAACAACCAAAACTCGGTATTAAATAGTGAGTTAGACCTCCAAATTACAGGGAAATTAAACGATAACGTTTCGCTTCGTGCCTCTATTCAAGATGCAAATATTCCTTTACAGGAAAGTGGTTACTCGCAACGTTTAGATGAATTTGATCAAGTTTTTGTTGAAATTTTTAGCGAAAATTGGAATATTAGAGCTGGAGATGTAGATTTAGAAAACAACAATTCTTATTTTGCTGAGTTCTCCAAACGTGTTCAAGGCCTTTCTTTAAAAGCGCAATTAGGCGATGAAGATAATAAAACTAACCTTTTTGCTGCAGGAGCTTTGGTACGCGGGCAATTTACAACGAGCCAATTTACTGCACAAGAAGGGAACCAAGGCCCTTATAAATTACAAGGCCAAAATGGTGAATTATTTGTGCTCATCGTTTCTGGAAGTGAAACCGTTTACGTTAATGGAATTGTAGCTGAGCGTGGAGAAAATGAAGATTATATTATTGATTACAATGCAGGAGAAATTATCTTCAATTCTACTTTCCCGATAACTAGCGAAATGAGAGTTACTGTAGATTACCAATTTAGTGATAGAAATTATTCGCGTTTGGTTGCTTATGCTGGCGGGAATTACCAATCTGAAAAACTTAAAATTGGAGCTTCAATTTATTCTGAAAATGATGCTAAAAACAATCCGTTACAACAAAATTTATCGTCAGATCAGGTTAGTGTTTTAAGCGCAGCTGGAGACGATAGAACACAAATGGTTGCACCTTCTAGTGTTGAAGAAGCTTTTAATGAAAACCGTATTCTATATAAAAAAGAAATTATTAATGGCATAGAAGTTTTTGAGTTTTCTAACAATGCAGACGATACTTTGTTTAGCGTACGATTTACAAATGTTGGAGATAATCTTGGTAATTATGTAATAAGTAGCATAAACGCTATCAATACTATTTACGAGTATGTTACACCAATTTCAGGTGTGTCTCAAGGTAATTTTGAGCCTATTATACAATTGGTTTCACCTGTAAAACTTCAAGTAGCAGTGATTAATGGAAGTTATACGCCTTCAGAAAAAACAGTAGTAAATTTTGAACTAGCAGGAAGCAAGAACGATTTAAACTTATTTTCCAGTTTAGATGACAACGATAATAATGGTTTCGCTGTAAAACTTAACTTTAACCAATCTATTATTAAACAAGACAGTTTATGGAATTTGGATGCTTTTGTGGATACCGATTTTATTCAGCAAGAATTTAGAAACATTCAAGGTTTATACAATCCAGAATTTAATCGCGATTGGAACATTAATGCCACAACAAGCAACGGGTTAAACTCTAATTTTGGAGATCAAGTTTTGTTTTCTGCTGGCACGAGAGCGTTTCATAATAAAAAAGGAAAAGCCAATTATTTGTTCGAGCATCTTGGATTTTCTAACAGTTTTAGTGGAAACAAACACACTGTAAATGCAAAATTGTTTTTAAATGAAAAACTAGCACTAACAACAAACACAAGTCTTTTAAACAGTAATGCTACAGAAAACACTTCCACTTTTCTTCGTACTTACAATGAAGCGCGTTACAACTTTAAAAAGAGCTGGGTTGGCGGAAGACTATCTGCCGAAAACAACGAACAAAAAGAAGTTGCAACCGATAGTTTTACAGAGTTAAGTCAGCGTTTTAAGGCCTATGAAATTTTTACTGGTGTTGGAGATAGCACAAGTGTTTTTGCCGAAATTGGCTATAAATATAGAGTAAACGATAGCTTACGAGATAACAGCTTGCAACGTGTAAATAAATCTAACACCTATTACTTAAACTCTAGGCTAATAAAAAACGAACGTACAAACCTGTCCTTATTTGCTAATTACAGAACTTTAAAAAATACTGATGAAAATATTGAGGACGAACAATCCATAAATTCTAGGCTACTATTTAGTCAACAATTTTTTAAAAATATTATAAATTGGAATACCGTTTTCGAAACCAATTCGGGAACCTTAGCGCAACAAGATTTCACCTACGTAGAAGTGGAACCTGGTCAAGGTGCTTATACCTGGAACGATTATAATGGCAATGGCATTCAAGAATTAGAAGAATTTGAAATAGCACAGTTTCAAGATCAAGGTCAATATATTAGAGTATTATTACCTAATCAGGTTTTTATAAAAACACATCAAAACAGGTTAAGCCAAGCATTAACTTTAAATCCAGCAAATTGGATAAACGAAGAGAGTAAAAGCAAAAAGTTCTTGTCTCACTTTTACAACCAAAGTAGTTATTTAATAGATCGAAAAATTAAACGCGAAGGCAATGCTTTTAATATTAATCCGTTTGAAAACGATAAAGACAACCAATTAGGGCTTCAACTTAATTTTAGAAATGTATTAAGTTACAATCGTGGAAAGCAACATTATACAACCTCTTACACGTATTTAAGCAACCAATCTCGAAATGTATTATCTGTAGGCTTTATTGCAAATAGCTTAAAGAGTCATCAATTAAATTTCAATCATAAATTTGCTACAAGTTGGCTCGCTAATTTTCTTGCAGGTTTCGATAAAAACGAAAGCGAAAGTGAAAACTTTGTGTCTAAAAATTTTAATATAGATGAAGAACGCTTCAACCCAAAACTATCTTATTTATTAAATGATAATGTACGTTTC includes these proteins:
- a CDS encoding OmpA family protein — its product is MKTKFTVIALLLIVSTSCVSPKVFKNLEDRYAALKKENRSLQDEYNELLKAKTKADNELREITDNYAAAVDDKYILKGEYEALINEHENLKNSYNALASNSSTAIAANSKKNRELLAKLEAKEQALVSENARLEQLKKELEARSNRVAELESVIAAKDAAMTSLKNAISNALTDFEGKGLTIEQRNGKVYVSMENKLLFNSGSWAVGVEGKKAVKQLGSVLGDNPEIAVLIEGHTDNAPYTGTGQIKGNWDLSTKRATAIVDILRENNSINPENLTAAGRGEFAPIASNNTTEGKAKNRRIEVILTPKLDELSKLLSDN
- a CDS encoding exodeoxyribonuclease III; its protein translation is MKIISYNVNGIRAAIKKGFIEWLIASDADVVCLQEIKAMEEQLDLSLFEDAGYKYNYWYSAQKKGYSGVAILSKTKPNHLEYGTGIETMDFEGRNIRADYDGVSVMSMYLPSGTNIERLEFKLNYMSEIQDYITELTSNIPNLVVCGDYNICHEAIDIHNPKMKNVSGFLPIEREWIGAFINSGLIDSFRHLNPERVEYSWWSYRANSRANNKGWRLDYAMVTKPLQEKIKRAVILTEAKHSDHCPILVEIEN